In one Nocardioides luteus genomic region, the following are encoded:
- a CDS encoding FUSC family protein, which yields MTPAATPATERWARFRARVRRLPWGQALTTAVAGAIAFWVGAVFPGPAGEFPYYAPLGAVVAMSTTVLGSVRTSVQSMVSIWLGSAIALAIGAVLSPSPATVALVIAAGTIAGSTGWLDDSGYWVPTAALFVLIIGTEDPVAFVSAFGGLTLIGAAIGVAMTMLFPQLPLAPAERAISDVRREVLVQLRRLAHALQRDTPPTETQWSDFLAQPEPALQSMRAARQLVLDASRANRRRERHRYRLDRQLEQAASLERVCLLVEELTQLLEEEEREGNDQVGLGPELRPPTARALLALAGLVESGDGRTADPEAKADAQVALAALVDQIHEVRVSESPDDELFTAGGIVTTIRRCIETPRPVHR from the coding sequence ATGACACCTGCCGCCACACCCGCCACGGAACGATGGGCCCGCTTCCGTGCGCGTGTCCGCCGGCTTCCGTGGGGTCAGGCGCTGACGACGGCGGTCGCAGGTGCCATCGCATTCTGGGTGGGTGCGGTCTTTCCCGGCCCGGCGGGCGAGTTCCCCTACTACGCACCCCTGGGCGCCGTGGTGGCGATGTCCACGACCGTGCTGGGCTCGGTGCGCACGTCCGTCCAGAGCATGGTCAGCATCTGGCTGGGCTCGGCGATCGCCCTGGCCATCGGGGCGGTGCTCTCGCCCAGCCCCGCGACCGTGGCGCTAGTGATCGCGGCGGGAACGATCGCCGGATCCACGGGCTGGCTCGACGACTCCGGCTACTGGGTCCCGACGGCCGCCTTGTTCGTGCTGATCATCGGGACGGAGGACCCGGTGGCGTTCGTGAGCGCCTTCGGCGGCCTCACCCTGATCGGGGCCGCGATCGGAGTCGCGATGACGATGCTCTTCCCGCAGCTGCCTCTCGCACCCGCGGAGCGAGCGATCAGCGACGTACGTCGCGAGGTGCTCGTCCAGCTCCGACGGCTGGCACATGCCCTCCAACGAGACACGCCACCGACGGAGACCCAGTGGAGCGACTTCCTGGCGCAGCCGGAGCCGGCCCTGCAGAGCATGCGCGCCGCGAGACAGCTCGTCCTCGACGCCTCCCGCGCGAACAGGCGTCGGGAACGCCACCGGTACCGCCTGGACAGGCAGCTCGAGCAGGCGGCGAGCCTCGAGCGGGTGTGCCTCCTGGTCGAGGAGCTCACCCAGCTCCTGGAAGAGGAGGAACGGGAGGGCAACGATCAGGTCGGGCTGGGCCCGGAGCTGCGTCCTCCCACGGCGCGGGCGCTGCTCGCGCTCGCGGGCCTGGTGGAGTCGGGCGACGGGCGCACCGCCGACCCGGAGGCCAAGGCGGACGCACAGGTCGCGCTGGCCGCCCTCGTCGACCAGATCCACGAGGTACGCGTGAGCGAATCCCCGGATGACGAGCTGTTCACCGCCGGCGGCATCGTCACCACCATCCGGCGGTGCATCGAGACTCCGCGTCCGGTCCACCGATGA
- a CDS encoding LppX_LprAFG lipoprotein, producing MPLSLPRLTFALVALLAALLVMTSCGDEDPAQGRTPKQVLAAAKSHLDETSGINFSLASDDLPEGITTLKAATGTLTRKPAFEGKLTVPVMGAEAQVDVVSVDGVVYAKLPFTTTFQELDPADYGVPDPAALIAPETGISSLLSATEDVKIGKSVRGGADNDEILSTYTGTLPDTAVQKILAGAAGDFDVTYIINDSDELTEATIKGHFSGEGEAAYSYTIDITEYDVEKEIAKP from the coding sequence ATGCCACTGAGCCTGCCACGCCTCACCTTCGCGCTCGTCGCCCTTCTGGCCGCGCTTCTCGTGATGACCTCCTGCGGCGACGAGGACCCGGCCCAGGGCCGTACGCCGAAGCAGGTGCTCGCGGCCGCGAAGAGCCATCTCGACGAGACGAGCGGGATCAACTTCTCGCTCGCCTCCGACGACCTGCCCGAGGGCATCACGACGCTCAAGGCGGCGACGGGGACGCTGACCCGCAAGCCCGCGTTCGAGGGCAAGCTGACCGTGCCGGTGATGGGCGCCGAGGCGCAGGTCGACGTGGTCTCGGTCGACGGCGTCGTCTACGCGAAGCTGCCGTTCACGACGACGTTCCAGGAGCTCGACCCGGCCGACTACGGCGTGCCCGACCCGGCGGCGCTGATCGCGCCCGAGACCGGCATCTCCTCGCTGCTCTCCGCGACCGAGGACGTGAAGATCGGCAAGTCGGTGCGCGGCGGCGCCGACAACGACGAGATCCTCTCGACCTACACCGGCACCCTGCCGGACACGGCGGTCCAGAAGATCCTGGCCGGCGCGGCGGGCGACTTCGACGTCACCTACATCATCAACGACTCCGACGAGCTCACCGAGGCCACGATCAAGGGCCACTTCAGCGGTGAGGGCGAGGCGGCGTACTCCTACACGATCGACATCACCGAGTACGACGTCGAGAAGGAGATCGCCAAGCCGTGA
- a CDS encoding MFS transporter: MPDTTMPSRRAGRPQGFLLMFMSCLPVLGAVLLAPVLPRMQDHFGDSGAATALVPLSLTVPALMIALLAPFAGRIVDRFGRKRLLLTGLVVYAVFGTAPLWLDGLAAIVLSRAGVGVAEAAIMTCCTTLISDYFSGTERDRWLGMQTVFASLSATAFFALGGALGAQDWRTPFWLYASSLVFLVLAAALIWQPAGETARTGERTPLPPLPARALALPCAVTVVGGVVFYTPIVELPYVLDAAGITAVPTIGAFTALASLATAGGAYAFGRISARGTAFLLPLAFLLAGAGLVVLGATSVVPVIVLGAVVASAGTGLMLPTLLVWAQSGLSFEQRGRGTGLWTAALFLGEFVCPLLVVVFTGALGGLGAAVVLVGAVAVVLALLTRRVLTRGVPVAA, from the coding sequence ATGCCCGACACCACCATGCCGTCCCGGCGAGCCGGACGCCCTCAGGGCTTCCTGCTGATGTTCATGAGCTGCCTGCCCGTCCTCGGCGCCGTGCTGCTCGCTCCCGTCCTGCCGCGGATGCAGGACCACTTCGGTGACAGCGGCGCGGCGACCGCACTGGTGCCGCTCTCGCTCACCGTCCCGGCGCTGATGATCGCGCTGCTGGCGCCGTTCGCGGGCCGCATCGTGGACCGGTTCGGTCGCAAGCGGCTGCTGCTGACCGGCCTGGTGGTCTACGCCGTCTTCGGCACCGCGCCGCTGTGGCTGGACGGGCTCGCCGCGATCGTGCTCAGCCGCGCCGGGGTCGGCGTCGCCGAGGCGGCGATCATGACCTGCTGCACGACGCTCATCTCCGACTACTTCTCCGGCACCGAGCGCGACCGCTGGCTCGGGATGCAGACCGTGTTCGCGTCGCTGTCGGCGACCGCGTTCTTCGCCCTCGGCGGTGCGCTCGGCGCCCAGGACTGGCGCACGCCGTTCTGGCTCTACGCCTCCAGCCTGGTCTTCCTCGTGCTCGCCGCCGCACTCATCTGGCAGCCCGCCGGCGAGACGGCCCGCACCGGCGAGCGCACGCCCCTCCCACCGTTGCCCGCCCGTGCCCTCGCGCTGCCGTGCGCGGTCACCGTCGTCGGGGGCGTCGTCTTCTACACCCCCATCGTGGAGCTGCCCTACGTCCTCGACGCGGCCGGGATCACCGCCGTCCCCACCATCGGCGCGTTCACCGCGCTCGCCTCGCTCGCGACGGCCGGTGGTGCGTACGCCTTCGGCCGGATCTCGGCCCGCGGCACCGCGTTCCTGCTCCCGCTGGCCTTCCTGCTGGCCGGAGCCGGTCTGGTGGTGCTCGGTGCCACCTCGGTGGTGCCGGTCATCGTGCTCGGCGCGGTCGTCGCCTCGGCCGGCACCGGCCTGATGCTGCCCACGCTGCTCGTCTGGGCGCAGTCCGGGCTCAGCTTCGAGCAGCGCGGCCGCGGCACCGGCCTGTGGACCGCCGCCCTGTTCCTCGGCGAGTTCGTCTGCCCGCTGCTCGTCGTCGTCTTCACCGGTGCTCTCGGCGGCCTCGGTGCCGCCGTCGTCCTCGTCGGAGCCGTCGCCGTCGTCCTCGCCCTCCTCACCCGTCGCGTCCTCACCCGCGGCGTGCCCGTCGCCGCCTGA
- a CDS encoding MFS transporter — MRVILWLAAVAVAFAAADTYVVVLALPDMMAGVGLSIEELQRAAPLISGFLLGYVAVLPLIGRLADLLGHLPVLVGGLVVFAFGSFLTALSWDLAAMVVGRFFQGLGGGALVPATLALVAALYPAERRGVPLGLVSAVQELGSVLGPLIGAVVLAVADWRAIFLLNLVVGVVLAVAIQRLGRSDPALARSTRPDLIALLFLLLAGVAFVLLAVEPAALVQDLTWGALYVPAAGSTRWLTPLGLVTILATLGFVLKWGLRPGVRSVLGRITAEVDLLGALLLSIALAGVILAFATADPEMAVFSEQGTWYLVAGGLALLGFVFHLRRAQDPIVPRGAFARTPAWGSVLVSFFVGAALVAALIDVPLFARTTIYGDSQLKAALVLLEFLVALPVGAVAGGFLTRRLPAGVIAGAGMLLAAVAFVFMARWDADALRSIAATVVLVAGGLGFGLALAPVNAAILATTEQSMHGLTTSFTVVARMVGMLVGISALTTIGLRSYYAAQADLPSLSSVCTGGGMCEDYQDLLIGAAIAQEHTVFAGAAVCAAIAALLAVVLLRGAPTRALSPSETVTAL; from the coding sequence GTGAGGGTGATCCTCTGGCTCGCCGCGGTCGCGGTGGCTTTCGCCGCCGCGGACACCTACGTCGTCGTGCTGGCGCTGCCGGACATGATGGCGGGCGTCGGGCTCTCGATCGAGGAGCTCCAGCGGGCCGCGCCGCTGATCTCGGGCTTCCTGCTGGGGTACGTGGCGGTGCTGCCGCTCATCGGACGCCTCGCCGACCTCCTCGGCCACCTGCCGGTACTCGTCGGCGGGCTGGTGGTCTTCGCCTTCGGCTCGTTCCTGACCGCGCTGTCGTGGGACCTCGCGGCGATGGTGGTCGGCCGGTTCTTCCAGGGGCTGGGCGGTGGCGCGCTGGTCCCGGCGACCCTCGCCCTGGTCGCGGCGCTCTACCCCGCCGAGCGTCGCGGCGTTCCGCTCGGCCTGGTCTCGGCGGTCCAGGAGCTCGGCTCCGTGCTCGGGCCGCTGATCGGGGCGGTCGTGCTCGCGGTCGCCGACTGGCGCGCGATCTTCCTGCTCAACCTCGTCGTCGGCGTCGTCCTGGCGGTCGCGATCCAGCGCCTGGGCCGCTCGGACCCGGCGCTCGCCCGGTCCACCCGACCGGACCTGATCGCGCTCCTGTTCCTGCTCCTCGCCGGCGTCGCGTTCGTGCTGCTGGCGGTCGAGCCCGCCGCCCTCGTCCAGGACCTGACCTGGGGCGCGCTCTACGTGCCCGCGGCGGGGTCGACGCGCTGGCTGACCCCGCTGGGCCTGGTCACGATCCTCGCCACCCTCGGCTTCGTGCTGAAGTGGGGCCTGCGACCCGGCGTACGCAGCGTGCTCGGCCGGATCACCGCCGAGGTCGACCTCCTCGGGGCGCTGCTGCTCTCGATCGCCCTGGCCGGGGTGATCCTCGCCTTCGCGACCGCCGACCCCGAGATGGCGGTCTTCTCCGAGCAGGGCACCTGGTATCTCGTGGCCGGCGGGCTGGCGCTGCTCGGCTTCGTCTTCCACCTGCGCCGGGCACAGGACCCGATCGTGCCGCGCGGCGCGTTCGCCCGGACGCCGGCGTGGGGCTCGGTGCTGGTCTCGTTCTTCGTCGGGGCGGCGCTGGTGGCCGCGCTGATCGACGTTCCGCTCTTCGCCCGCACCACGATCTACGGCGACAGCCAGCTGAAGGCGGCCCTGGTGCTGCTCGAGTTCCTCGTCGCGCTGCCCGTGGGGGCCGTCGCGGGCGGCTTCCTGACCAGACGGCTGCCGGCCGGGGTGATCGCCGGAGCCGGCATGCTGCTGGCGGCGGTCGCGTTCGTGTTCATGGCGCGCTGGGACGCCGACGCGCTGCGCTCGATCGCGGCGACCGTCGTGCTCGTCGCCGGCGGACTCGGCTTCGGTCTCGCCCTAGCGCCGGTCAACGCCGCGATCCTGGCCACCACCGAGCAGTCGATGCACGGCCTGACCACGTCCTTCACCGTGGTGGCCCGGATGGTCGGCATGCTGGTCGGCATCTCGGCGCTGACCACGATCGGCCTGCGCAGCTACTACGCCGCCCAGGCCGACCTGCCCTCGCTCTCCTCGGTGTGCACCGGCGGCGGGATGTGCGAGGACTACCAGGACCTGCTCATCGGCGCCGCCATCGCCCAGGAGCACACCGTCTTCGCCGGCGCCGCGGTCTGCGCCGCGATCGCCGCGCTACTCGCGGTGGTGCTGCTGCGGGGCGCTCCCACCCGGGCCCTGTCGCCGAGCGAGACCGTCACCGCGCTCTAG